The following nucleotide sequence is from Streptomyces brevispora.
AGAGAAATGATCGGGGAGACCCATGCGCATCGGACTCTTCGCCACCTGTCTGGGAGACACCCTCTTCCCCGAGGCGGTGAAATCCACCGCGGTGCTGCTCGCGCGCCTGGGGCACGGCGTGGTGTTCCCGCCGGGGCAGACCTGCTGCGGCCAGATGCACGTCAACACCGGCTACCAGCGCGAACCCGTACCGCTGGTGCGCAATTTCGCCGAGCAGTTCGGTGACGCCTCCATCGAGGCCGTCGTCATGCCGTCGGGATCGTGCGCCGGCTCGGTCCGCCACCAGCACGCACTCGTCGCCGAACGGTACGGCGACGCGGCGTTGCGCGCGGGTGTCGCCACCGTCAGGGCGAAGACGTACGAACTGTCGGAGTTCCTCGTCGATGTGCTGGACGCCACCGATGTCGGCGCGTACTTCCCGCACCGGGTGACGTACCACCCCACCTGTCACTCCCTGCGCATGCTCAGGGTCGGTGACAAGCCGCTGCGGCTGCTTCGGGCCGTCGATTCGATCGATCTGGTCGAGCTGCCCGAGGCCGACGCCTGCTGCGGATTCGGCGGCACCTTCGCCCTCAAGAACGCCGACACGTCGACCGCGATGCTCCAGGACAAGATGCGCAACATCGCCACCACCGGAGCCGATGTGTGCACCGCCGGCGACTCGTCCTGTCTGATGCACATCGGCGGCGGACTCTCCCGGATCAGCTCCGGCACCCGCACCCTGCACCTGGCGCAGATCCTCTCCGCCACCCGCACCTCGCCGCATCTCCCGATGGAGGCCGCCCGATGAGCAGCACCTTTCTCGGCATGCCCGCGACCCCGCCCCGCTCCCCGTACGGGACGGGCAACCTGCGCGGCGACCGGACGTTCCCCGCGGCGGCCCACGACGACCTGGGCAACGGACAACTGCGCCGCAACCTCGGCAGGGCCACCCGCACCATCCGCGCCAAACGCCTCGACGTCACCGGCGAGCTGCCCGACTGGGAGGAACTGCGCGACGCGGGATCGGCCATCAAGACCGACACCATGAACCGGCTCCCCGAACTCCTGGAGGGGCTGGAGCGCAAGGTCACCGAACGCGGCGGAACGGTCCACTGGGCGCGGGACGGCGGCGAGGCCAACGAGATCGTCGCCCGGCTGGTCGAGGAGACCGGGAGCAAGGAGGTCATCAAGGTCAAGTCGATGGCCACCCAGGAGATCGGGCTCAACGAGCACCTCGAATCCATCGGCATCACCCCGTACGAGACGGACCTCGCCGAGCTCATCGTGCAACTCGCCCACGACAAGCCCTCGCACATCCTGGTGCCCGCGATCCACCGCAACCGGGACGAGATCCGGGAGATCTTCCTCAAGGAGATCCCGGGTGTGGATCCGTCCCTGGACAACGTGCCCGCGCATCTCGCCGCCGCGGCCCGCGCCTACCTGCGCGAGAAGTTCATGACGACGAAGGTGGCCGTCTCGGGAGCCAACTTCGGCATCGCCGAGACCGGCACCCTGTCCGTCGTCGAGTCGGAGGGCAACGGGCGGATGTGCCTGACCCTGCCCGACACCCTGATCACCGTCATGGGCATCGAGAAGGTGCTGCCGCGCTACCAGGACCTGGAAGTCTTCCTGCAACTGCTGCCGCGCTCCTCCACCGGGGAGCGGATGAACCCGTACACCTCGATGTGGACCGGAGTCACCCCGGGCGACGGGCCGCAGACCTTCCACCTGGTGCTTCTCGACAACGGGCGCACCGCCGCGCTCGCGGACAGGATCGGTCGCGAGGCACTCAACTGCATCCGCTGCTCGGCCTGTCTCAACGTCTGCCCGGTGTACGAGCGCGCCGGCGGACACGCCTACGGATCGACGTACCCCGGACCGATCGGCGCCGTCCTCACCCCGCAGCTCGCCGGAATGCACGCCGCCAAGGACGACCCCAACAGCTCGCTGCCGTACGCCTCCAGCCTCTGCGGGGCCTGTTTCGACGCCTGCCCGGTCAAGATCGACATTCCGTCGCTGCTGGTCGAGTTGCGCCACCAGCACACCGAGCAGTCCGGTACCACGGCCGAGAAGCTCGCCATGAAGGCGGCGGCCGGTGTGATGAAGGGGCCGAAGCTCTTCACCGCCGCGCAGAAGGTGTCGGGGCTCGGCCGCGTCATCGCCGGACGTGACGGGAAGATCTCCCGTCTGCCTCCGCCGTTCAACGGCTGGAGCGACAGCCGTGACACCCCGGCCCCGCCCAGGCAGACCTTCCGCTCCTGGCTGGCCTCGGCCGAGGGAGCGGCGACCATGCGGGCGGCCGCCGACGAACACTCGCGCAACCAGCAGCAGGAGGAGGAGAAGTGACGACCGCTCGCGAAACGGTGCTCGGCCGCGTGCGGGACGCCCTGGCTCTCGCGCCCGCCACCGACACCCCGGTCCCGCGTGCCTACCGCACCGGCCGGATCCTCCCCGACGCGGAGCGGCTGGCCCTGTTCACCGACCGGCTCGTCGACTACAAGGCCCAGGTCCACCCCTGCACAGCCGACCGCACCGCCGAGGTCGTCGCCGCGGTGCTGCGGGAACGGGGCGCCCGCCGGATCGGGGTGCCCGCCGGACTCGACCCGCGGTGGCTCACCGCATACGACGGCGAGGTGCGGCAGGACTCCGCCGATATTCCGGCACCGCGGCTGGACGCCCTCGACGGTGTCGTCACGGCCTCGGCCGTCGGCTGCGCCGAGACCGGCACGATCTTCCTGGACGGATCGCCCGACCAGGGGCGCCGGGCACTGTCGCTGGTGCCCGATCTGCATGTCTGCGTCGTCGATCTGTCGACCGTGCAGGTGGGCGTTCCGGAGGCGGTGGCCCGGCTGGTGCCGGAGCGGCCGACGACGCTGATCAGCGGACCGTCGGCCACCTCCGACATCGAACTGGAACGGGTGGAGGGCGTACACGGCCCGCGCACCCTGGCCGTCGTGATCCGCACGGACGTATGAGGGGGCGGGGGCCCGCTGCCGCGCACCCCCGCCCTGCTCCCGGTCCGGCCTCAGCCGTGGTCGACGGTCACCGGCCCGAGTCCGATACGGGTCGTCGCCGCGTCCTCGGCCCAGTTCACCTCGACCGTGTGCCCGTCGACGTTCACCCCGCTCACCACCGCGTCGAGCGCGTCGGCGCCGGGTTCCGCGGTGAGCGAGGCGAGCGCGACCAGCACCACCGTGCCCTCCGCGTCCGCCCCCAGCCGGGGCAGCACCGCCCAGGGCGTGTACGCCGTGCCCTGCGGAGCCCGTACCTCGTCCAGGGACTCCCAGCCGTGCAGGGCGTGCAGCGCCGACGTCACCGCGGATCCGGGACCGGTCGCCCAGCCCGTCTGCTCCACCCGGGCGCCGGGCGGAGCACCCAGCACCCGGTGCACCCGCAGTTCGTACCGGCCACGGACCACGGTCACGCTCTCCACCCGCAGCCCCGGCACCATCGGCGCTCCGCCGGCGAACACCGGGCGGTGCCAGGA
It contains:
- a CDS encoding (Fe-S)-binding protein: MRIGLFATCLGDTLFPEAVKSTAVLLARLGHGVVFPPGQTCCGQMHVNTGYQREPVPLVRNFAEQFGDASIEAVVMPSGSCAGSVRHQHALVAERYGDAALRAGVATVRAKTYELSEFLVDVLDATDVGAYFPHRVTYHPTCHSLRMLRVGDKPLRLLRAVDSIDLVELPEADACCGFGGTFALKNADTSTAMLQDKMRNIATTGADVCTAGDSSCLMHIGGGLSRISSGTRTLHLAQILSATRTSPHLPMEAAR
- a CDS encoding LutB/LldF family L-lactate oxidation iron-sulfur protein is translated as MSSTFLGMPATPPRSPYGTGNLRGDRTFPAAAHDDLGNGQLRRNLGRATRTIRAKRLDVTGELPDWEELRDAGSAIKTDTMNRLPELLEGLERKVTERGGTVHWARDGGEANEIVARLVEETGSKEVIKVKSMATQEIGLNEHLESIGITPYETDLAELIVQLAHDKPSHILVPAIHRNRDEIREIFLKEIPGVDPSLDNVPAHLAAAARAYLREKFMTTKVAVSGANFGIAETGTLSVVESEGNGRMCLTLPDTLITVMGIEKVLPRYQDLEVFLQLLPRSSTGERMNPYTSMWTGVTPGDGPQTFHLVLLDNGRTAALADRIGREALNCIRCSACLNVCPVYERAGGHAYGSTYPGPIGAVLTPQLAGMHAAKDDPNSSLPYASSLCGACFDACPVKIDIPSLLVELRHQHTEQSGTTAEKLAMKAAAGVMKGPKLFTAAQKVSGLGRVIAGRDGKISRLPPPFNGWSDSRDTPAPPRQTFRSWLASAEGAATMRAAADEHSRNQQQEEEK
- a CDS encoding LutC/YkgG family protein, translating into MTTARETVLGRVRDALALAPATDTPVPRAYRTGRILPDAERLALFTDRLVDYKAQVHPCTADRTAEVVAAVLRERGARRIGVPAGLDPRWLTAYDGEVRQDSADIPAPRLDALDGVVTASAVGCAETGTIFLDGSPDQGRRALSLVPDLHVCVVDLSTVQVGVPEAVARLVPERPTTLISGPSATSDIELERVEGVHGPRTLAVVIRTDV